The proteins below are encoded in one region of Winogradskyella helgolandensis:
- the lysA gene encoding diaminopimelate decarboxylase → MNDNTLLQIAKDFGSPVYVYDAEKIETQYKRLTKAFSKVKHLKLNYAVKALSNISVLKLFNKLGSGIDTVSIQELRLGLKAGFKPENIIFTPNGVSLEEIEEAAKLGVQINIDNLSILEQFGTKHPKVPVCIRINPHVMAGGNTNISVGHIDSKFGISIHQIPLLLRIVENTKMNINGIHMHTGSDILDIDVFLYASEILFETAKNFKTLEFIDFGSGFKVPYKKGDIETNIEELGEKLSQRFNEFCKEYGKDLTLAFEPGKFLVSEAGVFLAKVNVVKQTTSTVFAQIDSGFNHLIRPMLYGSQHDILNISNPKGRERFYSVVGYICETDTFANNRRIPEINEGDILCFKNAGAYCYSMASNYNSRYRPAEVLLYKGEAHLIRKRETFDDILNNQVEIAL, encoded by the coding sequence ATGAACGATAATACCTTATTACAGATTGCAAAGGATTTTGGAAGTCCTGTTTACGTATATGATGCTGAAAAAATTGAAACTCAGTATAAACGATTAACTAAAGCATTTAGTAAGGTTAAACATCTGAAACTTAATTACGCGGTTAAGGCATTGTCTAATATTTCAGTTTTAAAATTATTTAACAAATTGGGCTCTGGTATTGATACCGTTTCTATTCAAGAACTTCGATTAGGCTTAAAAGCCGGTTTCAAACCTGAAAATATAATTTTCACTCCCAATGGTGTATCCCTTGAAGAGATTGAGGAAGCCGCAAAATTAGGTGTTCAGATTAATATTGATAATTTGTCTATCTTAGAACAATTTGGAACTAAGCATCCTAAAGTTCCGGTTTGTATTCGTATCAACCCGCATGTAATGGCTGGTGGAAACACCAACATTTCTGTTGGACATATTGATAGTAAATTTGGAATTTCAATTCATCAGATTCCACTATTACTTCGTATTGTAGAAAACACGAAAATGAATATCAACGGAATTCACATGCATACTGGAAGTGATATTTTAGATATTGATGTCTTCTTGTACGCGAGTGAAATTCTTTTCGAAACTGCAAAAAACTTCAAAACTCTTGAATTCATAGATTTCGGTTCTGGCTTTAAAGTGCCTTATAAAAAAGGAGATATTGAAACCAATATAGAAGAATTAGGCGAAAAATTATCGCAACGTTTCAACGAATTCTGTAAAGAATATGGTAAAGATTTAACCTTAGCATTTGAGCCTGGTAAATTTCTAGTCAGTGAAGCTGGTGTCTTTTTAGCTAAAGTTAATGTGGTAAAACAAACCACCTCAACAGTTTTTGCTCAAATTGATTCTGGGTTCAATCACTTAATACGACCAATGTTATATGGTTCTCAACATGACATTTTAAACATTTCCAACCCAAAGGGTCGTGAGCGTTTTTACTCTGTAGTAGGTTATATCTGTGAGACTGACACGTTTGCCAATAACAGAAGAATTCCTGAAATAAACGAAGGTGATATTCTTTGTTTTAAGAATGCAGGAGCGTATTGCTATTCCATGGCGAGCAACTACAATTCGCGTTACAGACCTGCTGAAGTATTACTCTATAAAGGAGAAGCTCATTTAATTAGAAAGCGTGAGACTTTTGATGATATCCTAAATAATCAAGTTGAGATAGCATTATAG
- a CDS encoding AI-2E family transporter encodes MTQIAPKIIRQVFILLLILLFGSLIFREMLPYLTGVLGAITFYILLRKLMKRLVNQYNWNATLAALTLMLGSFIVIMVPLTGFGIMIGNKVSDVADNSGKVIDAFKEQVGQLKFKTGFDFNSQIDTEAITSWLSESAQSMVGDTFNLFVAIGLMYFMLYFMLTNRKELRQSLRDYIPMNNRNIAEIGKEVQAMVKSNAIGIPLVAVAQGVIALIGFLIFGIEDPLFWFVIVTIGSMIPFIGTFVGIIPVFILTLSSGQTAQAWGILIYGVVVVGSTDNIIRLYVLKKLDDVHPLVTLIGVIVGVPLFGFIGLIFGPLLISIFMALVKIYTEEYGKTLDSAPEEQN; translated from the coding sequence ATGACTCAAATTGCGCCTAAAATAATCCGTCAAGTTTTTATTTTACTATTAATCTTACTTTTTGGAAGTTTGATTTTTCGTGAAATGCTCCCTTATTTGACAGGTGTTTTAGGCGCAATTACGTTTTATATTCTACTTAGAAAATTAATGAAACGGTTAGTCAATCAATATAATTGGAACGCAACTTTAGCAGCTTTAACCTTAATGTTAGGCTCCTTCATTGTCATTATGGTGCCACTTACGGGTTTTGGAATTATGATAGGTAATAAAGTTTCTGATGTTGCTGATAATAGCGGTAAAGTTATTGACGCGTTTAAGGAGCAAGTTGGACAGTTAAAATTTAAAACTGGTTTTGATTTCAATTCTCAAATAGACACTGAAGCGATTACGTCATGGCTTTCTGAAAGTGCGCAAAGCATGGTAGGCGATACTTTTAATTTATTTGTAGCTATAGGGTTGATGTACTTTATGCTTTATTTCATGCTTACAAATCGAAAAGAATTAAGGCAGTCTTTACGTGATTATATTCCAATGAATAATAGAAATATTGCCGAAATTGGAAAAGAAGTCCAAGCTATGGTAAAATCGAATGCTATCGGAATTCCATTAGTTGCCGTAGCACAAGGGGTTATTGCTTTGATTGGTTTTTTAATTTTTGGTATTGAAGATCCTTTATTCTGGTTTGTGATTGTCACTATTGGCTCTATGATTCCTTTTATAGGCACTTTTGTCGGTATTATTCCTGTTTTTATACTCACCTTATCCAGTGGTCAAACAGCTCAAGCTTGGGGAATTTTAATATATGGTGTAGTAGTTGTAGGCTCAACTGATAATATTATTAGACTGTACGTATTAAAAAAACTTGATGATGTACATCCCTTAGTTACGCTTATAGGCGTGATTGTTGGTGTTCCTCTATTTGGTTTTATAGGTTTAATTTTTGGACCATTACTTATCAGTATTTTTATGGCATTAGTCAAAATATATACCGAGGAATATGGTAAGACATTAGATAGCGCACCAGAAGAGCAAAATTAA
- the sucC gene encoding ADP-forming succinate--CoA ligase subunit beta produces the protein MNLHEYQGKELLSSFGVRIQRGIVAQSAKEAVDAAKQLTAETATGWHVIKAQVHAGGRGKGGGVKLAKNLKEVEDIAGQIIGMDLVTPQTSAEGKRVHQVLVAEDVYYPGENEPNEYYMSVLLNRATGRNMIVYSTEGGMDIETVAEETPELIHNEEIDPATGILPFQARRIAFNLGLSGTAFKEMTKFVTALYTAYDKSDASLFEINPVLKTSDDKIMAVDAKVTLDANALYRHRDLAQLRDLREENQIEVEAGALGLNYVDLDGNVGCMVNGAGLAMATMDLIKQAGGEPANFLDVGGTADAARVEAAFKIILKDPAVKAILINIFGGIVRCDRVAQGVIDAYKNMGNITVPIIVRLQGTNADIAKELIDNSGLDVMSATEFQEAADKVQEVLNK, from the coding sequence ATGAATTTACACGAATATCAAGGAAAAGAATTATTAAGCAGTTTTGGAGTACGTATCCAACGTGGTATAGTAGCTCAAAGTGCTAAAGAAGCTGTAGATGCGGCAAAGCAATTAACAGCTGAAACTGCTACAGGTTGGCATGTTATTAAAGCTCAGGTTCATGCAGGTGGACGTGGAAAAGGTGGAGGCGTAAAATTGGCTAAAAACCTTAAAGAGGTTGAAGATATTGCAGGACAAATCATAGGAATGGATTTGGTAACACCTCAAACTTCAGCAGAAGGAAAACGTGTTCATCAAGTTTTAGTAGCAGAAGATGTATATTATCCAGGTGAAAATGAGCCTAACGAATATTACATGTCTGTTTTATTAAATCGTGCTACAGGTAGAAATATGATTGTGTATTCTACGGAAGGTGGAATGGATATTGAAACGGTTGCAGAAGAAACTCCAGAATTAATACATAATGAAGAAATTGATCCTGCTACTGGGATTTTACCTTTTCAAGCGCGTCGTATTGCGTTTAACTTAGGCTTATCTGGAACAGCTTTTAAAGAAATGACAAAATTTGTTACGGCTTTATATACAGCTTATGATAAATCGGATGCGTCTTTATTTGAAATCAATCCAGTTTTAAAAACTAGTGATGATAAAATAATGGCTGTTGATGCTAAAGTAACTTTAGATGCCAACGCATTATACAGACACAGAGATTTAGCACAATTACGTGATTTACGTGAAGAAAACCAGATTGAAGTTGAAGCAGGTGCTTTAGGTTTAAACTATGTGGACTTAGACGGAAACGTTGGTTGTATGGTAAATGGTGCTGGTTTAGCAATGGCTACTATGGATTTAATTAAGCAAGCAGGTGGTGAGCCAGCTAACTTTTTAGATGTTGGTGGTACTGCTGATGCGGCTAGAGTAGAAGCGGCTTTTAAAATTATATTAAAAGATCCTGCTGTAAAAGCTATTTTAATCAACATTTTTGGTGGAATTGTAAGATGTGATCGTGTTGCGCAAGGTGTCATTGATGCTTATAAAAACATGGGTAACATTACTGTGCCAATCATTGTACGTTTACAAGGAACAAATGCAGACATCGCAAAAGAATTAATTGACAATTCTGGTTTAGATGTAATGAGTGCAACTGAGTTCCAAGAGGCAGCTGATAAGGTGCAAGAAGTATTGAATAAATAA
- a CDS encoding carboxypeptidase-like regulatory domain-containing protein, producing MSKKAIFLSVILLCYTSVVMSQGAVELICRVLDNNEKFPVSYATVQFEGESTGLVANDEGSFRLPGHYVKTEKRIIISSIGYETLVLSINTLDSKRINIINLKPKIESLDAVIVTSKKSNRNTTESSLDIIRKAISSIPSNYPNQPHSYIGYYRDYQVVNDNYYNLNEGIIENFDAGFNTNKFMYKDNQTAIYSYKLNTDFYQDTLLLNSIYGESKILDSDNNARLGVKSRNELEILNIHNPIRNYDRSSFSFVYVLKDNFIVNHRFESPKVVFMGDELLYEIGFYSKDDIPSKFKAKGKIYISKSNYAIYRLNYDVFENSDYNSGRSGNGYGFGFSSNKTKDSRTLFKINIEYKVVEGKMYLSYMTFNNRFIIKEPNPLRVDDFEFDREEEAFYITFNKSIDKASIQSKSRIKLFFKDKKLMVKNIKLIKKNVIKINVLDWSAGITSRNEDIVAEDFSYKLKKIRDVSGVTIYRESKLIGFQFREFFTQEIFTDKSLNLDLKLVNKSMPLSTSLLNSKTVDLNTYWVNSPLKQTSETNR from the coding sequence ATGTCTAAAAAAGCAATTTTCTTATCTGTTATTTTACTTTGTTACACTTCAGTAGTAATGAGTCAAGGAGCCGTAGAATTAATTTGTAGAGTTTTAGATAATAATGAGAAATTTCCGGTGTCTTACGCTACAGTTCAGTTTGAAGGGGAATCTACAGGTCTTGTAGCTAATGATGAAGGGAGTTTTAGGTTGCCAGGCCATTATGTAAAAACAGAAAAACGTATTATCATATCCTCTATTGGATATGAAACTTTAGTGTTGAGCATAAATACTTTAGATTCTAAACGTATTAACATCATTAATCTCAAACCAAAAATTGAAAGTTTGGACGCTGTTATAGTGACGTCTAAAAAATCAAATCGTAATACTACAGAGTCGTCTTTAGACATCATAAGAAAAGCCATTTCTAGTATTCCAAGCAATTATCCAAATCAACCGCATTCTTACATTGGTTACTATCGCGATTATCAGGTTGTAAATGATAATTATTACAATTTAAATGAAGGTATTATAGAAAATTTTGATGCTGGTTTTAATACCAATAAGTTTATGTATAAAGACAATCAAACGGCGATTTACTCTTATAAACTTAATACCGACTTTTATCAAGATACGTTGCTACTCAATAGTATCTATGGTGAGTCTAAAATATTAGATTCAGACAATAATGCAAGATTAGGGGTTAAGAGTAGAAATGAATTAGAAATATTAAATATCCATAATCCGATAAGAAATTATGATCGATCAAGTTTTTCATTTGTTTACGTTTTAAAGGATAATTTTATTGTAAATCACAGATTTGAGAGCCCTAAAGTGGTTTTTATGGGTGATGAACTTTTGTATGAAATAGGCTTTTATTCTAAAGATGATATCCCTTCAAAATTTAAGGCGAAAGGAAAAATATACATCTCTAAATCTAATTACGCTATTTATAGATTAAACTATGACGTATTTGAAAACTCGGATTATAATTCTGGACGTTCTGGCAATGGTTATGGATTTGGATTTAGTAGTAATAAAACAAAAGATTCAAGGACGCTATTTAAAATTAATATTGAATATAAGGTTGTAGAAGGGAAGATGTACTTAAGTTATATGACTTTCAATAATAGGTTTATTATAAAAGAACCCAACCCACTACGTGTTGATGATTTTGAATTTGATCGTGAAGAAGAAGCATTTTATATTACGTTTAATAAGTCGATTGACAAAGCTTCAATTCAAAGTAAAAGTAGGATTAAGCTCTTTTTTAAGGACAAAAAATTGATGGTAAAAAATATAAAGCTCATTAAAAAGAACGTTATTAAAATAAACGTTTTGGATTGGTCAGCTGGTATTACATCAAGGAACGAGGATATAGTAGCAGAAGATTTTTCTTATAAATTGAAAAAAATTAGAGATGTTTCTGGTGTTACTATTTATAGAGAATCAAAGCTCATAGGATTTCAGTTTAGAGAGTTTTTTACACAAGAAATTTTTACAGATAAATCATTAAACTTAGATTTAAAATTAGTCAATAAATCCATGCCATTGTCTACGAGTCTATTGAATAGTAAAACTGTAGATTTAAATACATATTGGGTTAATTCACCTTTAAAGCAAACTTCAGAAACTAATCGTTAA
- a CDS encoding S41 family peptidase: MNSQSKTAHQIFYFAILFLLTSFLSFAQGTRLLRQPDISATHITYTYGSDIWVSALNSGEAKRITSTAAGESNPYFSPDGNLIAFSSNRAGTNNVYVVSKDGGEPKRLTWHPSGSTVRGWTNDGKHILFASNRETAPRPYNRLYTISVEGGAPQLLTKQWSNDGSYSPDGKKLILDKMDRWDEEWRAYRGGQNTPLIILDLKTQTEVLLPNEHTTDIQPMWLGDTIYFLSDRDLVSNIWSYTPSSKTLTQITTFKGSDIKWLSGNADTLIYERNGYLHTMTISTGQSTQLAIHVVGDFPWSETKWEDVSNSTRSASLSPNGKRAIMQSRGDIFTIPVEFGDSRNITESSGTADRRPIWSPKGDKIAWFSDADRKNYALMISDQDGLSKPEAISIGESKLGWNPTWSPDGKYIAFVDDDVRLKFVNLETKKIKTIDIGGTNLERNSIELKWSPDSNWIAYEKSGSNNFRQIYIYSLEKDTTKPITDSFADSFSPVWDLNQKQLYFLASTDVALASGWANTSSMTADPAYAAYVINLDANDDSPFKPKSDEEDIKEEVNDKSDDKKEDKDSKEKKEDDSKPMRIDFENIGRRTLALPIPSRNYGYIVSGPKGSMFISEYVPNDRGALLHKFNLEEQESKEFASGVRSVSVTTNGEHMLAQINGDWQVISTKGGDAKGGKRLKVNLQMKLDRSAEWEQMFEEAWRYERDYFYDPNMHGRDWNVVYKRYAPLVPFIKHRADLYYILDQVNGELSVGHSFVRGGDYPDIERSTTGLLGADMVTDKNYWKIERIYTTENWNPGLTGPLDAPGLNIKEGQYIVGINGKEIKAGDNFYEYLDGTSGKQTILHISDKPKFNGHWTEIVEPISNENSLRQRTWVEDNRRLVDKLSNGRLGYIWVPNTGGPGFVSFNRYYFAQQDKEGAVIDERFNGGGLLDDYMVDLMTRSLRAGLTNEVPNGKPLTLPAGILGPKVLLINELAGSGGDFFPWVFRQQNVGKLIGMTTWGGLVKSSTHYSLIDGGSLTAPDNAVFDPINNKWIAENEGVAPDIKVRQDAKALSNGKDPQLEKAIEELMKQLGTKKDVKTPNFSQPAKGN, translated from the coding sequence ATGAATTCACAATCAAAAACAGCTCATCAAATCTTCTATTTTGCAATTTTATTTCTACTTACAAGCTTTTTATCATTTGCTCAAGGTACTAGATTACTCCGGCAACCAGATATAAGTGCGACTCATATTACCTATACATACGGAAGTGATATTTGGGTTTCAGCATTAAACTCTGGCGAAGCGAAGCGCATCACTTCAACTGCTGCTGGCGAATCTAACCCTTATTTTTCACCAGATGGAAACCTAATTGCGTTCAGTTCTAACAGAGCAGGAACAAACAATGTATACGTGGTCTCTAAAGACGGAGGAGAACCAAAACGCTTAACTTGGCACCCAAGTGGTTCTACAGTTAGAGGCTGGACTAATGATGGGAAACATATATTATTTGCGAGTAATAGAGAAACGGCACCACGACCATATAACAGGCTTTATACGATTTCAGTTGAAGGTGGAGCACCTCAATTATTGACAAAGCAATGGAGCAATGACGGGTCTTATTCACCTGATGGCAAAAAACTGATTTTAGATAAAATGGATCGTTGGGATGAAGAATGGCGCGCTTACAGAGGTGGACAAAATACACCATTGATTATACTAGATTTAAAAACGCAAACAGAAGTTTTACTGCCTAATGAACACACTACAGATATCCAACCGATGTGGTTAGGTGATACTATTTATTTTTTATCCGATCGTGATTTAGTCTCTAATATTTGGTCTTATACTCCATCAAGCAAAACACTGACACAAATTACAACGTTTAAAGGTTCTGATATTAAATGGTTAAGTGGTAATGCTGACACTTTAATTTATGAACGCAATGGTTATTTACACACCATGACAATTTCAACTGGTCAATCCACCCAATTAGCAATACATGTGGTTGGTGATTTTCCTTGGTCGGAAACAAAATGGGAAGATGTATCAAATTCTACACGTTCGGCATCGTTGTCACCAAATGGCAAACGTGCTATTATGCAGTCTCGTGGAGATATCTTTACAATCCCTGTTGAATTTGGAGATTCTAGAAACATCACAGAAAGTTCAGGAACAGCAGACCGACGACCTATTTGGTCACCGAAAGGAGATAAAATCGCATGGTTTTCTGATGCGGATAGAAAGAATTATGCTTTAATGATTTCAGATCAGGATGGTTTATCAAAACCTGAAGCAATTTCTATTGGAGAATCTAAATTAGGCTGGAATCCAACATGGTCTCCAGATGGAAAATACATCGCCTTTGTTGATGATGATGTACGCTTAAAATTCGTCAACTTAGAAACAAAAAAAATTAAAACTATAGATATAGGAGGTACCAATTTAGAACGTAACAGTATTGAATTAAAATGGTCACCAGATAGTAATTGGATTGCTTATGAGAAATCGGGTTCTAATAACTTCAGACAAATCTATATCTACTCGTTAGAAAAAGATACGACAAAACCAATTACAGATTCATTTGCTGATTCTTTTTCGCCAGTTTGGGATTTAAACCAAAAACAACTCTACTTTTTAGCGAGTACAGATGTAGCGCTTGCATCTGGTTGGGCAAATACAAGTTCTATGACGGCAGATCCTGCTTATGCCGCTTATGTTATTAATTTAGATGCCAATGACGATTCTCCTTTTAAGCCAAAAAGTGACGAAGAAGATATCAAAGAAGAAGTTAATGATAAAAGTGATGACAAAAAAGAAGATAAAGACTCAAAAGAAAAAAAAGAAGATGACAGCAAACCAATGCGCATCGATTTTGAAAACATTGGTCGCAGAACGCTAGCATTGCCAATACCTTCTAGAAACTATGGTTACATTGTATCTGGTCCAAAAGGATCTATGTTTATCTCAGAATATGTTCCAAATGATAGAGGAGCACTACTTCACAAATTTAATCTTGAAGAACAAGAGAGCAAGGAATTTGCTTCGGGTGTGCGTTCAGTTTCAGTTACCACAAATGGAGAACATATGTTAGCCCAGATTAACGGTGATTGGCAAGTGATCAGTACAAAAGGAGGAGATGCAAAAGGTGGCAAACGTCTCAAAGTAAATTTACAAATGAAATTAGATCGTTCTGCGGAATGGGAACAAATGTTTGAAGAAGCTTGGAGATATGAGCGCGATTATTTTTACGACCCAAATATGCATGGACGTGATTGGAATGTGGTTTACAAACGTTACGCTCCGTTGGTACCATTTATAAAGCATCGTGCGGATTTATATTACATTCTAGATCAGGTGAATGGTGAGTTATCTGTTGGTCATAGTTTCGTTCGTGGAGGTGATTATCCAGACATCGAAAGGTCTACAACTGGGCTATTAGGAGCAGATATGGTTACCGATAAAAACTATTGGAAAATTGAGCGTATTTATACTACGGAAAACTGGAATCCTGGTTTAACAGGTCCATTAGATGCGCCTGGATTAAACATAAAAGAAGGTCAGTATATTGTAGGTATAAATGGTAAAGAAATAAAAGCTGGAGATAATTTTTATGAATATTTAGATGGTACTTCGGGCAAACAAACGATTCTTCACATTAGTGATAAACCAAAATTTAATGGCCATTGGACAGAAATCGTAGAACCTATTTCTAATGAAAACTCTTTAAGACAACGCACTTGGGTGGAAGATAACCGTAGATTAGTGGACAAATTATCCAACGGTCGTTTAGGGTATATTTGGGTTCCGAATACAGGAGGTCCTGGTTTTGTGTCTTTCAATAGGTATTATTTCGCACAACAAGATAAAGAAGGAGCAGTAATAGATGAGCGTTTTAATGGCGGTGGTTTATTAGATGACTATATGGTAGATTTAATGACGCGCAGTCTTAGAGCAGGATTAACCAATGAAGTACCCAATGGAAAACCGTTAACGCTTCCTGCTGGTATATTAGGACCAAAAGTATTATTGATTAATGAACTTGCGGGTTCTGGTGGAGATTTCTTCCCATGGGTGTTTAGACAGCAAAATGTTGGTAAATTAATCGGCATGACTACTTGGGGTGGCTTAGTAAAATCGTCAACACATTATTCATTAATTGATGGAGGCTCATTAACCGCACCAGACAATGCTGTATTTGATCCAATTAACAATAAATGGATTGCAGAGAATGAAGGAGTCGCACCAGATATTAAAGTGAGACAAGATGCAAAAGCATTATCCAATGGCAAAGATCCGCAACTTGAAAAAGCCATTGAAGAATTAATGAAACAATTAGGCACTAAAAAAGACGTTAAAACTCCTAATTTTTCGCAACCCGCAAAAGGCAACTAA
- a CDS encoding PPK2 family polyphosphate kinase gives MKDIKIDDFKISSQINIKDLPTAFDLGKSEKKIEKELRKVSRDLADIQNRMYAHGKYSVLFCIQGMDTAGKDSLIREVFKEFNVRGIIAHSFKKPTEYELKHDYLWRHVKALPARGKFGIFNRTHYENVLVTRVHPEYLMYENMPNVNSLDDVDDAFWDRRFNEINNFEKYIADNGTIVFKFFLNISKKEQKNRLLRRLEKPEKNWKFSPDDLDEREHWDSYQTCYEDAINKTSKPHAPWYNLPADDKPTARYIVAKILYDTLKEYDDIKEPELPEKQKANIDSYRHQLENE, from the coding sequence ATGAAAGATATTAAGATAGACGATTTCAAAATTTCATCTCAAATTAATATTAAAGATTTACCAACAGCATTCGATTTAGGTAAAAGTGAAAAGAAGATAGAAAAGGAATTAAGAAAAGTTAGTCGCGATTTAGCAGACATCCAAAATAGAATGTATGCTCATGGAAAATATTCGGTACTTTTTTGTATTCAAGGTATGGATACAGCCGGAAAAGATAGTTTGATTCGTGAAGTCTTTAAAGAATTCAATGTAAGAGGCATTATAGCGCACAGTTTTAAAAAACCGACCGAATATGAGCTGAAACACGATTATCTTTGGAGACATGTAAAAGCATTACCTGCAAGAGGAAAGTTTGGGATCTTCAATAGAACGCATTACGAAAATGTATTGGTAACTAGAGTGCATCCTGAATATTTAATGTACGAAAATATGCCAAACGTTAATAGTCTAGATGATGTTGATGACGCTTTTTGGGATAGACGGTTCAATGAAATCAATAACTTTGAAAAATATATAGCAGATAATGGCACCATCGTCTTTAAGTTTTTCCTAAATATTTCTAAAAAAGAACAAAAAAACAGATTATTAAGACGACTCGAAAAACCGGAAAAAAACTGGAAATTTTCACCAGATGATTTAGATGAGCGTGAACACTGGGATAGTTACCAAACCTGTTATGAAGATGCGATTAATAAAACGTCTAAGCCTCATGCACCATGGTACAATCTTCCTGCAGACGATAAACCAACAGCAAGATATATTGTGGCAAAAATTCTTTACGATACACTTAAAGAATATGATGATATCAAAGAACCAGAACTACCAGAAAAACAAAAGGCTAATATTGATTCATACAGGCATCAATTAGAAAATGAATAA
- a CDS encoding DUF1456 family protein: MTNNDIFKKLRVAHKLRDDDIVKILELVDFRISKSELNAMFRNEDHPKYMECGDQILRNFLNGLIIHLRGPMPKKGEKKKEEKKKD, translated from the coding sequence ATGACAAATAACGACATATTCAAAAAATTAAGAGTAGCGCACAAGCTAAGAGACGATGATATCGTAAAAATCTTAGAATTAGTAGATTTCAGAATTTCCAAAAGTGAACTGAATGCCATGTTTAGAAATGAAGACCATCCTAAATATATGGAGTGTGGTGATCAGATTTTAAGAAATTTCTTAAATGGGTTAATTATTCATTTACGCGGACCAATGCCAAAAAAGGGAGAGAAAAAGAAAGAAGAAAAGAAGAAAGATTAA
- a CDS encoding sigma-54-dependent transcriptional regulator, with protein sequence MPKILIIEDEAAIRRVLVKILSEENDTYQVEEAEDGLVGIEKIKKEDYDLVLCDIKMPKMDGVEVLEAVKKIKPETPMVMISGHGDLDTAVNTMRLGAFDYISKPPDLNRLLNTVRIALDRKELVVENKRLKKKVSKNYEMIGNSDGIARIKDMIDKVAPTDARVLVTGPNGTGKELVAHWLHQKSDRSKGPMIEVNCAAIPSELIESELFGHVKGAFTSAAKDRAGKFEAANGGTIFLDEIGDMSLSAQAKVLRALQESRIQRVGSDKDIKVNVRVVAATNKNLKKEIEDGKFREDLYHRLAVILIEVPALNERRDDIPLLINYFADKISNEHGNVNKSFSDKAIKLLQNYDWTGNIRELRNVVERLIILGGTEVSESDVKAFASK encoded by the coding sequence ATGCCAAAAATATTAATTATTGAAGATGAAGCTGCTATAAGACGCGTACTAGTAAAAATTCTTTCTGAAGAGAATGATACTTACCAAGTAGAAGAGGCAGAAGATGGTTTAGTTGGAATTGAAAAAATTAAAAAAGAGGATTACGATTTAGTACTTTGTGATATTAAAATGCCAAAAATGGATGGTGTTGAAGTGTTAGAAGCCGTTAAAAAGATTAAGCCAGAAACACCAATGGTTATGATTTCTGGTCATGGTGATTTAGATACAGCAGTAAACACAATGCGTTTAGGTGCGTTTGATTACATCTCTAAACCACCAGATTTAAATAGACTCTTAAACACTGTTCGTATCGCTTTAGATAGAAAAGAACTCGTTGTAGAGAATAAAAGACTTAAGAAAAAAGTCAGCAAAAATTACGAGATGATAGGTAACAGTGATGGTATTGCTCGTATTAAAGACATGATTGATAAAGTGGCACCAACTGATGCTCGTGTTTTAGTTACAGGACCAAACGGAACAGGAAAAGAACTCGTAGCCCATTGGTTACATCAAAAAAGTGACCGTTCAAAAGGCCCAATGATTGAGGTGAATTGTGCTGCAATCCCTTCAGAATTAATTGAAAGTGAATTATTCGGTCATGTTAAAGGGGCTTTTACGTCTGCCGCAAAAGACAGAGCAGGTAAGTTTGAAGCTGCTAACGGAGGAACCATATTTTTAGATGAGATTGGTGATATGAGTTTATCGGCTCAAGCCAAGGTATTACGTGCTTTACAAGAAAGTCGTATTCAACGTGTAGGAAGTGATAAGGATATAAAGGTGAATGTTAGAGTCGTAGCTGCGACTAATAAAAATCTAAAGAAAGAAATTGAGGATGGTAAATTTAGAGAAGATTTATACCACAGGCTCGCGGTAATTTTAATCGAAGTGCCTGCTTTGAATGAACGACGTGATGATATTCCTCTTCTAATCAATTATTTTGCTGATAAAATTTCTAACGAACACGGCAATGTAAACAAGTCATTTTCTGATAAAGCAATTAAATTACTTCAGAATTATGATTGGACGGGTAACATCCGTGAGTTGCGAAATGTAGTAGAGCGTTTAATTATTTTAGGTGGGACCGAAGTTAGCGAAAGTGATGTAAAGGCGTTTGCTTCAAAATAA